The Carassius auratus strain Wakin linkage group LG48F, ASM336829v1, whole genome shotgun sequence genomic interval TGCCTTGgtgtatgtatacatgtatacatcAACGAAAGATTTCCCTGTTGGACATGTATGCCTTTTTCAATGCTTTCTTGCATCAGCGTTTTGTTACCAATGTTCTTATTTACAACCCAAGCCTTTTCTGTAATGTGCCTATGCTATATTGGAggaagtatacattttaattttgcttttcaTATGAAACATAATCAAGCCTGAGAATAAACTACTTATTCAACAATGAGCTGTGATGTTTTTTACCAAGCCTGAAAAACCATGAccattgtttttgtaatattaaatttATTCTGCAAATAGTATTTGTAAAAATCATACAAGCTGAAGCGTTCACACTGGTGAATCTGTTTTGACACAAATAATCATGACTTTAGGGAATATTTCCCTTTGACatttcagggggaaaaaaaacttgcTATGGTATGGATGCTCATCTACAGCTTACAACTCAACCTCTCTGAGGTGCAATTATGTCCGTCATATTTTAAGAATTACAAAAGGGCTCAATAAGAGCTGTGCAGTTTGCGCTTCATTCCATCATAATCCCCTAAAAATGCTAATTCCTccccagaagaaaaagaaaggaaattcaCATATAAGAAAAACTTCAGTCAACTTCAACTTGGGTCTCTCACTTCACGAAGTTAAGGTCAGTTTTCCCCTCTATCCCATCCAAATCAAAAAAGCAGCTCGGCTGGTGAAGGGGTGCGTCCTGATTTTTGATAATCCACACCATGTCTGACAGctagtaaagaaaatatttatttggggagagtttcctttttttttttttttttttgcagaggtGTTCTCCAGTGCTCCTGTTAAAGTTTAatctttgtgtttaaaaaaaaaaaaaaaaaaaaaaaagccttcaaTTCAAGGCCACATGTGCTGTAATCCCATGGGTTGATATCGCTTCACATTAATTCATGCATCCACTCTCCTCTTCAGTCAGATTCTGTGAAAATGAACACACAAGTATTAAACACAACTTACCTCATACCGGACACAATCTAAGGGCTAATCCTATCCTTAAATAAGATACGATATAATTCATGGCTAAGATGGCAGAAAATGAATCACCTTGTTTAGTACTTGTTGATATGTCAACTCCTGTGGTTTGATTCTTAGAGATTAGGCTGCTTCCTGACTGCTCCGCCTCTTCGTGGTCTGAATGTTGGGACGCTGGAGCAGCTTCAGATGGGCTTGCAGATGATGATCCAGTCATCACACCTCCTGTGCTCTCAGAGTTGCTTTCCTCCAATAAAAGTGGCATTTTATTGGCAAACCACCGCCGGATTGATTCCTCACCTAATCCACTTGATTTGACAATCTCATCCAATTTAGTCTCATCTAGTTTACCATGCTTGTCTAGGTGGTCCTTTAGGATGCTAATGTTGGCTTTCTGGAAGTCTTCCTCATCTACCATGGTCTGGTAACTCTCAAGCCACTTGAGCTGACCGTTCTTCAGGACATAGCGGCAATCTCCAAACCAGCGTACCACCTCTGGTCGTGACAGGCCTGTTTTAGTTATCAGCTCATTGTACTGGGGACTACTGGGCCAGTGGGTGCGTGCAAAGACTTGCTTCAGCAGGTGGAGCTGTTCCGGCGTCTTCTTTCCTCGGTATGGGGAGGTCTGAGGAACAGCTGTCTGAGAGATAGATTGTGCCACCTTGGTAGCCTCATTCAGTTGACTGCCCTCTGGCTCACCTTTTCCATTAGATTCAGTAACTTTCAGCATTTTGAGATTGATTTTGATTGGGTTAACTTTCGGCTCAGTACCACTTTCATCCTTCTGTTGGTCCTCTTTGCCTTGTTGTTGTGTTTCCTCAGCTTCATGGGTCTCCTCATTGGTGCTTTTTCCCATTTTTATTACATGCTCCTCTCCCTCTCCCACTGCATCATCATCTTCCCTCTCTGCCCTCTCagcttcttctttcttcttctctgctGCTACCCTCCTCCGTCGCTCAGAAAACCAACCGTGGATCTCTCGGCGAGTCATCTTTGTTTCTGCTCTTAACCGGTCAACTTCTTCACTAGATGGAACTGGGTCCTGTGCAAAGCTGGCCTCCAAAGTGCGAACCTGGTGGGGCTCTCGCTCTTTGTAGCGTATAGCGGTGAAATCTGGCGACGGGGGTCGTGGAGGACGCCGTGTTGGAGTTGGTGGGGATGATGTCTGTGAGGGGCTGAGAGGTGACTGCTGGGGGGTTTTGGGCCTCTCTGGGGGTGTACTGTTTTCGGACAGGTCTACAGCAGCAAGGGTATCCAGTTGGGAAATGCCACCACTAGCTGTAACAGTCTGACCTCCGCCACTTGACCTTGAACCCTTCAGATTCCGGAAGTGGTAGCGGCGGTCGCTGAACCATTTCCGCACTTCACGTACAGACAGACCAGTTAGGCTTATAAGTCGGTCTACTTCCTCTTGATTAGGAAACTGGCTAACAAGGAAGCTCTCCTTTAAGGCTGCCAGCTGTTCCTGGGACTTTTTGGTTTTGTTAAAGCTGGGGTCCAGGAAGTTGGTGGTGGAGAATATACGAGAGTTCACAGAGACAGGAGAGTCTGACTTACTTGGTACGGTGCTATCTGTTATAGTCGTAGATGCAGAGGTCGTGGCTGGAGTGGTACTGGCATTTGAAACATTGATCTTGCTGTTAAGGTTGCTTTTAGCCTCAGAATTGCCTTTACCCTCACTTTTCACAATAGTACCGTTGCTTTGAATGCAAGTGGCGTCAGTACTTGGTTTATTGACCTTAAAATTGCTGTTGCTATTTGACTTAACAGTGCCGCTGCTACCAATACTGATTACGCTAGCCTGGCTACATAAGCTGCTAGTACTGCTAATACTGCTTGAACTGCTGCTAGCATTGCTGCTGCTACTACTGCAATTTCCACTACTGCTGCTACCAACAGTGCCTAAAACCATGCTGGTTCCTTTATCAGCTACCAGGGCTGCGGCGGGTCTGGCCTGCATCATCGGCTTTGCAGCAGCCTGAGGTTTAGGTGTAACTGCTAATGCAACAGGGGCACTGCTGACCTGAATTCCATTAGCCATCATCGGCTGGGTGACAATCACCCCTCCTTGGCCAACCAGGCTACCTTGTAAGAAGTGCGGGATTCCAGTTGTGCCCAGAACTGTGATAGTTGGCTGAGTAGTGGTGTGGTGGATGTGCCTCTGCTGTTGGCTGTTTGAGGGTGCTGCCTGTATGATTGTATTGAACATTTTTCTGCGGGCATCTTCTATTTCCTCTGGAGACCAGCTGATTCCTTGTTTCAGCCTCTGTGCTGTGAACCAGATCTTGATCTGCTCCTCTGGGTACTTGGTGACTACAGTAAGGTAGCAAAGCTCAGCTTTGGTTGGATAAGGGAACTTGCTAAAGGATGTCTTTAGGAAACTGCTACTGTCCATGGATGAGTTGTAGGTAGGAATGCTGCTGAGGGGGATCATTACTTTTGGAAGAGTCTTAGTACTTGATGAGGAGGATGCCGAAGAGGAGTGGGATGAGGAGACCGTGATTGGAGCAGATTGTTGATTGAGACTTCTGTTCTGCACGACGGATATGACTTGTGTAACAGCTGTCTTCAGCATGGGCAAAGCCCCAGAGCCATTAACGATCTGTATGGCCGACGGCAGAGTGACTTTGCTGGCTGCTCCATTGTGTACAATAGTGGGTACATGAGTGACAGTAACTGCAGGGGTGTCATTTTTCTCCACCACTTTGGTAATAGAGGGGAGAGGGTCATCAGTACCAGGGTGAGAAACTACAATCCTTTTGGGTTCTGATTTACCCTTCAGCATTTTCATGATTGGTGTCTTGGTGATGGAGATCTCATATTCTTTAGAGCTAGTGCTTTCACAAGGTTCCACACAAAGACTCTGCTCTACTATGATTCTATTGTCCTTCTTTCTGAGCTGAAGTGTGGTGGTTATTGTACTTGGATGGACACGGGCATTGTGCAGTGCTAAGCCCTCAAATTTTGCAGCACTTGTCCCGCAGTCCACACAACGAAAACAGGGATCAATGCGGAAATCTGGGTGCCCACTGTAGACATGATCGAGGAAAAGATTTAGGTCCTGGGTCTCAAAGTTACATGGCCTGCAAGTGTAAATGCCATCATCTTTATAGGTATCACCTGCTTCTTGCCCAGAGGACTCATCCAAACTTTGACTGCTTTTTCCACTTGCTTCCTCTGTAAGGGAAAAGCCAATGTCCTTGGCTGGAGGAAAAAGTCTGCCCCGTTCAAAGTCATCCTGCAGATGCATGGCTTTTACAGGAATCATGCACGGAACGGTGGACTTCCTCTTGCTAGCCATGGTTCTGTCTACTTAGTCTCCAGTGAGAATCCCAATTAATTATAATGGTTATCCACTCTTATAGAACTTGTTGATGGACATTATCATCAAGTCATTATAAGTGTCCCATGTCCTTAATGGTTTCAGGCATCAGATCAtctgtaaatacaaaaaaacaacagctttTAAGAACTGAAAGAAATCAAGCTCAATTTagttattaaactaaaataacaaaaagctcCCTACTGACCTTTCTTTAAATGTCTTACACTTACGCTACAGTAAAAGAGAGAAGAGCTGCTTTTATGTCTGTCTTTGACGACTGAGCAACTTTCAAAGAACCTTTTACAGCCTCTCATTCTGTTTACGGAGCTTTCTCACACCCCATCCCCTCTCtgaaaaagttaaacttttataGTTTAGATCAATGACATGCtatctagggctgcacgatgtgtcgtttaagcatcgatatcgcaatgtacgaatccacggagagacagagacgagagagagagagagagcgcgcgcaagagagagacacagagagagagagagagagagagaaagagagagagagagagagagagagagagagagagagagagagagagagccgtcttcaaacaacacgagcgctgtcttgctctctctccctcgcacatattaatcaattgacacgatggtgtcgatgtttaaataatttaaaacgagaatgtaagtgtgctcaccccatttttgtttgtaagaaaaaaataatcgcaatatatatcgcagaaaaataaaatatcgcaatgtcattttttcccaatatcgtgcagccctaatgctATCCATCAAACCCGATTGATTTTACTAAACCGAAAATGTGAGAAAACTAATTTCAATATACACTCCTGATAAAAATCTTAAAACCTGGGGAAACATTACAAGTACAATCATTTCACACTTGTGGATTGTATCCAAGGGGCTGTTCCATAAAACACGCTAAGAAAAGTGGGGATTAAAGTCCAAAACCTTACCTGAAATAACCTAACAAATCAGTTTCATGAATTACAATTTTTAGCTCATGCAATCTCACTAATTCGATCCAGGTACAATGAGTCGGGATAATGTGATGTGCACGCTTATTCTTAAGCAGCCTttaatgttgatcatggatcaaATTGATCCAGCATGGCAAATAGCAAATATCTGTGCTGTTTAATGAATTTGAAATTTTGTGTTTTCCTCAGAGCATAACTGACATGTCACAGGTATATTtttcatctgtaaatgttagaaagtcaTGCAAATATATCCTTTTGCTGtctggcttatttggtaaacttgttttatgaaacacaaCCTGGGGGCTAAGTACTGCTTCAAAATGGCAAAAgaagaaacaggagcaagagaccaaaaaaaaaaaaaaaaaaaaaagtaggcaaTTTAATGAAAACTGCATTGAAACTCAAACAGGCTGTTCATAAGTTGATCAAAAGTTTAAGACCATAGCCTTAACTAGTTAAAATCTGCGCAAATATATGGCTTTTATGTCCATGTACATTTCTTAATAGATCCTGAGAGTtatggaacaaaaaaaaagtcaagtggtATATCCAAAACAATTTCACCTGCACTGAGTCGGAGGATCAGTCGGGCTGTCCATGAAGACACAGGCCGATCCTCGACCCAAATTAAGGCCCTTCCTGATGCTGACTGCAGCCCAATAACCATGAGACGGCATCAGGGAGAGAAGGGCTTAAAGAACAAAATACCCAGCTGCCGTTTGACGACCCTGCACAACCTGAAgcaccattttattttaattttttttaaagaaaagagtaCCCCAGGTCATGATGGAGCCTCCTCCACTGTGCCGAGTAGAAAACATCTCCAGTGCGATCTCCTTGTCATGCCAGAAACACTGGAAGCCATCAGCTCTCTTCCACCTTTAAATGTCCCAAACAGGCAAGTTTGTGGTGTGGGAGGAGACGTGGCCTTTCAAGACGTGTTTGTTCATTAAACTCTTCTCTTGCAGATGCTGTCTTATGGTTATTGGTCTGAAGTCAGCATTAATAAGGATCTTAATTTAGGTTGAAGATCGACCTGTATCTTCTTTGAGTTTCAACGAAGCTTTCCATAAATTGACTACTCTCTATTTTTTCTCTCTTGCTCATGTTTCttcttttggcattttgaagcagTACTTAGTTACAACCTGGATAAGATCCACCAGCGCGTAATGAGAGTACTTCTAATGTTTCTCCATCAGGAGTGTACATACATCCTTAAGTTCAGCAGTGTATtcagtaaacaacaacaacaacacacaagaCAAAAGCACTGCAGTTCATTTCGAATTCAAATGGCTACAACTGCCAAGGCCTACTAGAAATATAGGTCACCTTCACTAATCTTAGACCGCAAACACACCCAGGAACAAGGCAGCACAGTTTCTTATCTGCAGGTTAGCACTCTAAATAATAGGGATTTTggggattttatatatattttagtaatatataaGTCATATGGGAACAGTCCAGCTTTCTCCAGTTCTACCATGTCACACAGGGACAAAGGAAAGCGTTGGTCTGTTAACATGGTCTAGTTAGCTCCTGCTGGTAGATGCTGTAATTACACTATCTGATTCTGACCTAAACATTATTCTCCATAAGtagccaaaaataaacattctgacTACATaaaactttttgcaaaacacataTTAATCTCTATTGTCTTGATAATCTCCGGTGCCCAACTTTTGGATGGCACTTAAATatgcaaaacagattttttttttagttttgtttgtctgTTGCTGTTAATGTTATAGTATCCAAACTTTAAAACTAGCAGCTATCGTGAGCTGTGCATGTCCTCGTGGTGGCATTGTCATAATATAATTTCCCTGCAGCTTCAGAGTGATTAGTCATTGCATTTACGGCTCAGGTGATTGCCACAAACGGTTCGGTTGGCCCAGAAGCAAAGACGGACGATTCTAAACAAGTATTTGTAGGCGATCATGTGCTTGTCATGAGTAAGTGGGGCTTCACCCTTGCAAACATAACACACTGCCACGATATCCTCTTTTCCCAGGAAGTGGAAATGGGCTTCATTGCAGCTTTGCCTTTCAGAAAAGGGGGCAAGGCCCTGCCAACGCTGCTGGGTCACATAACCAACACAAAGAGGCTGCGTGGTGGGCGGGCCTGACATCCATCACACTGGTCAGACCCTGAGGACGAGAAGATGAGAAGACGAGTGGGGGCTGGGCCGaggtgcgagtgtgtgtgtgtgtgtgtgtgtacacatgtgTTGGATAACCGGGAAGGGGCCATTAACTGTTGCAGGAAGCAGTGAGGTGTTTCAGCAAGGAATTTTTGCCTTGATACCAATTCCCCGTCCctacccccccccacacacacacacacacacacacacacacacacaccccctcaTCCAACAATCCCCCCCCACATCTCTGGCTCGCTCCTGAGGCTCTGGAATGTTCCACCATGAGCGGTTTAGCGAGTGGTCATCCTCGGAGCCAAGCTGCTGTTTGCGTTGAGCAGCTCTTGATTAAGCTGCGAAAACCTGAATGAGCCTGTGGATCGTCTGCCAGTTTGTTAGCTTAAAAATTAGCTAACGCTTCACCTCTACAATAGGGCCATGTGTAAAAGTTTGCGAATTTGGAATTGAAAAACAGACACTGATCAACCACTACTCGACTGAGGTCTGACTGAGACAGAAAGGTCACGCTCACTTGTTTAGTAATACTGAAATACAATGTTAAAAGGTACAAATAAATGAGTGTGTACCGTATCAATAATCTGAGGCCTATACAGTCAGACAGTGGGCTCACTACGGACCAACAGAACATCTTTGTCTCTCTGGAGTACACGTAAATAAACAAGGGTACAAGAGTGCCTAAACTGAACCACGTGGATGTTTTGTAAGAACGCGACCAGCAGCCGTAAACACGATAAACATGGCTTTGTGTAGTTGGGGTTAAAATCTGTTCTCTCTCCATTACGTTTGCTTTGGCGAAAACACATGTACCCCACCGTCGCTTTCCCAGCTCTCCTTAGCCTCCCCTCCCCCCGTCCCTCACAAGTTCAGCCCAGTCTGCAGGGAGACGGGTCGTCAGCACCACTGGTGTGTTACTGTCCCCATGGCaacccccccaccacacacacacacacacacacacacagagagttaacacactcatacacacagacAGCGTTCGGCTCCTGGCTCTCCTTGGCTTGTTTTTCGGGACTCTGTGAGTGGCGAGAGCAGTCCCTGATCCTATTTCACACCGAGCTGGATAGGTGTGGTTGTTCTCACTCATTGTCAATAGCATGCTGTCCAATCGTTCCCTTGTCAAAGCCCTCGGTCTCAGTCACACACTCATGCACGTTGACTCTCTCAGGCAAAAATGTGTTCAACtttgcatgcattattttaaacgggtaagaaatgtattttttaaacagtgaGAATAACAAGAGCTCCTCATCAAACAGGCCAGTGGCATGAGCTATTTTATGCATGGCTTTTTTGTATGCATTGGTCAGTTGGGTTATTATTGAAAATGCAACTCCAACTTGTTAAAAGATACCTAAGAGCATTTGGGTTTTTCAATGGAGAGTGGCACAGATTCGATGTGACCAGCAACTAAGGTGTTAAGGCTCAGTTAAAAATGGAAGAgtgaggggagaaaaaaaatggcGGCACACCACACGCTCTGCTGTCCAACCTAAAATGGCTGACATCACAGTCTCCAAACCAGCGAGGCAGAGCAATGCCAGCTCGAGCTGACCAGAGCCGCTAGAACACAGCGCAGGGACCCGCAGCCCTTGTCCCGATTTCAGACGGCTTCATGCTCGTGACCAAGCCAAGGGAACGCTTCCAGGTTTTGTTAGGGGATATATTTGCAATAATCCCACCTGGAAGCTGGGAAGAAGGAAAGTAAAACCAGTAAGACATACTTACAGAACCTCTGACTGAGTGTAAAATCACTTTTACAGAGCCACTACACTGGTTTGTGACTTTAACTGATGATACAGGGTTTTATGATATAGCattaaaaccaaaaaagaaaaatatttccaCCAAAGGTCCAACAACGTAATCAAATATTAACATACAGACCTGTTTTCAAGGCAACAGCTCTGAAATCGCAGTGGTTTTGAGATGTAAAAGAGCATTGTAACATCACCATGACCTTTAGCTGAGGAGAGGCCCGTGAAGCTGGCAGATCCGTTAGATTGAGGTTTCCTCGAATCAGACGCGGGCCCTGCACGGTCACCTCAGACAGCCTTGAGCTCCGGGACACAACCGGCTTCATGGTGAGTGTAACACCATGGTTTAGAGGTTTATCCCTTTCACACTTCACTACTACACTTTAATGATTGAAAACCATCTACCAGCTCAAAGCGGACCCTTTTATTAATGACAGATACTGATAGATGATGCTACAGCGCGGGGCGGCCACTGAAACCATACagtttaatgcaattaaaatcaGATCTATTAAAAATGGCAGGTTTAAATAAACACTGGaaaatcttgaaataaatattaatctaaaAACTGGATATTGTGCACTATCCATTAACCGATGAATTAATCAATCTGACACATGGGGAAATTAAAAAGTTTTGTTTATCGGCCAATGCTATAATCTCAAACTGAGTGAATATGGTCCCAGTTGTTGATCTAAGGGTCCCTCACAGAAACAAGGGACTACAATGAGTCCACGCTCAACAACATTCAGAGCTGTGATTCTGAAGAAATAAGAAAAACTGTGATCACTGACTAGATGGACAGTCTGGAAATATGCAAAAATAGATAATCCACCAACTGATGTGCCATATGAATGAACTTTTGAGCATGTGAGTGATCTCAGTCATTCACATACATGTTGTGCACGTCTGATCACACACGTGTGCCATTGTTCTGACCAACAACTGTTTCTGGCAAtactaatattatgaaatatgatcGGATATTAAAAACCACACACTATAAATCCACCCCTTCTTCCTGTcgccattacacacacacacacacacacacacacacacacactgtaacgcATCAGTGAAGTCTCGCGGCTGAAATGATAGATTGTGAAGTCGATGCGTAACGAAACAAGTCAAAGCCAAACTCACCCGCACGCTTACACAGCTCGGCTCCGGAGGACAGGGATGAGAGCAGCACAAAGCCCTTCTCTCGTGTTTATGTCCAgtcgagtgtgtgtgagtgtgtgttaaacACAGACGGGGAAAGAAACTCACGCCGCGCGTCACCAGCGGCAGGGTCACGTGACCGCGTGCGTCACTGCACCCCGAGgacctgatgatgatgatgatgatgatgatgatgatgatcggCTCGTGAATATACTGATAAGTCAAATACTCAAAGTTACGACTGCAGCACTTGTTGCCATGCATGAGCAGTTATTTCTGCTCAGAGCAAACGGAAGAGACACAGGGGAAAGTTTGAGTGAAGTTGAATTAGTGATGTACCCGAGCAATTGAGCTAGTGTAATTTGTGTA includes:
- the LOC113068657 gene encoding zinc fingers and homeoboxes protein 3-like — its product is MASKRKSTVPCMIPVKAMHLQDDFERGRLFPPAKDIGFSLTEEASGKSSQSLDESSGQEAGDTYKDDGIYTCRPCNFETQDLNLFLDHVYSGHPDFRIDPCFRCVDCGTSAAKFEGLALHNARVHPSTITTTLQLRKKDNRIIVEQSLCVEPCESTSSKEYEISITKTPIMKMLKGKSEPKRIVVSHPGTDDPLPSITKVVEKNDTPAVTVTHVPTIVHNGAASKVTLPSAIQIVNGSGALPMLKTAVTQVISVVQNRSLNQQSAPITVSSSHSSSASSSSSTKTLPKVMIPLSSIPTYNSSMDSSSFLKTSFSKFPYPTKAELCYLTVVTKYPEEQIKIWFTAQRLKQGISWSPEEIEDARRKMFNTIIQAAPSNSQQQRHIHHTTTQPTITVLGTTGIPHFLQGSLVGQGGVIVTQPMMANGIQVSSAPVALAVTPKPQAAAKPMMQARPAAALVADKGTSMVLGTVGSSSSGNCSSSSSNASSSSSSISSTSSLCSQASVISIGSSGTVKSNSNSNFKVNKPSTDATCIQSNGTIVKSEGKGNSEAKSNLNSKINVSNASTTPATTSASTTITDSTVPSKSDSPVSVNSRIFSTTNFLDPSFNKTKKSQEQLAALKESFLVSQFPNQEEVDRLISLTGLSVREVRKWFSDRRYHFRNLKGSRSSGGGQTVTASGGISQLDTLAAVDLSENSTPPERPKTPQQSPLSPSQTSSPPTPTRRPPRPPSPDFTAIRYKEREPHQVRTLEASFAQDPVPSSEEVDRLRAETKMTRREIHGWFSERRRRVAAEKKKEEAERAEREDDDAVGEGEEHVIKMGKSTNEETHEAEETQQQGKEDQQKDESGTEPKVNPIKINLKMLKVTESNGKGEPEGSQLNEATKVAQSISQTAVPQTSPYRGKKTPEQLHLLKQVFARTHWPSSPQYNELITKTGLSRPEVVRWFGDCRYVLKNGQLKWLESYQTMVDEEDFQKANISILKDHLDKHGKLDETKLDEIVKSSGLGEESIRRWFANKMPLLLEESNSESTGGVMTGSSSASPSEAAPASQHSDHEEAEQSGSSLISKNQTTGVDISTSTKQESD